A genomic stretch from Solanum stenotomum isolate F172 chromosome 8, ASM1918654v1, whole genome shotgun sequence includes:
- the LOC125872892 gene encoding flocculation protein FLO11-like isoform X2, which yields MAIESSNISSLIWTNVKYSIEFSSTFTKKHPFVSFTLLFFILFYALSPSNTWFFIYSLPLLFFFTILLILFFSIPSFKHFERDVDHSKPSRNIISHHDEDVIENKRKAFLRARSVRRRKSKKCIETGAEEFIQGGTFRIPLSDDHDHDDFVDKGALIEEKLKDIREVEVHSISHDRDECSSSSSIFKNSRPVEYSSCSYEGSGKCFKSFSCMYERKRECFGETEYDGARNKGVQWKDDDQKNLMDLGLSEIERTRRLESLMARRRARKMLSLQVRRSLMNIGCKETFPPISSILIPKHKESTNQFSTTPGSAPSIMGPNRNPFDLPYDQHEEKPNVRGGSFMQEFMLAQEQKELMLSRHGSFCMGTAFPGDLNLDQREKTQRSDLPSRQWFPETSESSKSRHPLGKEDNDRVVEEVPSQASEPEMNVVYKGDQSREVQDEKDSSEVQIKSVLVEDISNRVSSSSSSEDDEPFYKIDKDAILKSIASPALRNLSGDPSPSGLSLLENTIEDESLYYPNRPMHHTPGQSIASDMQVEVSEVGSPPLTDDGSSSVGEEISIDGEIEKAITSSSEDILMSSSHLARVDENESNSREVREVTEQDIVEFGFSRFHMSENNVQQNIPSERTIEPYSIGSSSFPPPRTDRNQASSSYQQRRPEGLSVVGERFQGSLLQSEFPAQQLPFASTSLVSPTSVLQPNCLIEHGSSSSIDQLQNDRSVNISSERSDSIASQESDLSLSNLTLQVSELPSETENSISAKENDVAALVLDSASEQHSETVAFSTIGQGHHSFEASSSTSSSKSVSQPTFSIDQGSSSNLEAQQVDTRKLKNKLPDEVTAESCDPTTTRSSTLTLRNPTVQSSVPHPETQKSAENSKSLPRNDIEETLCDSGGKQPIEEVFSTISQSFDDSQASSSSPHDLVVEQVSSASTSSPSPNTMIQPKFSASEGSSTSEEQKRMQKPFNDEGKSHEESPNKTTMVSSNNTTKQQKSSDVTNFSSTSTNKNEILVTPISASEQTSEKGNSAASKETHSEKTDSKEKAKD from the exons ATGGCTATTGAGTCAAGCAATATTAGTAGTTTGATATGGACAAATGTTAAATATTCTATAGAATTTTCCTCCACTTTTACCAAAAAACATCCATTTGTTTCATTCACTTTGTTATTCTTCATCTTGTTTTATGCTCTTTCACCATCAAACACATGGTTTTTCATATATTCCTTACCCCTTTTGTTCTTTTTCACTATTCTTCTTATACTCTTTTTTAGCATTCCAAGTTTCAAACACTTCGAAAGAGATGTTGATCATTCGAAACCTTCTAGGAATATAATCAGTCATCATGATGAAGATGTCATTGAAAATAAACGAAAGGCTTTTCTTCGAGCTAGATCTGTTAGACGAAGAAAATCCAAGAAATGTATAGAAACTGGTGCTGAGGAGTTTATACAAGGTGGAACTTTTCGAATACCTTTAAGTGATGATCATGATCATGATGATTTTGTTGATAAAGGCGCGTTGATTGAAGAAAAACTGAAAGATATACGAGAGGTGGAAGTGCATTCGATAAGTCATGATCGTGATGAATGTTCTTCTAGCTCAAGtattttcaagaattcaaggCCTGTTGAGTATTCAAGTTGTTCTTATGAAGGAagtggaaaatgttttaaatcatTTAGTTGTATGtatgagagaaaaagagaatgTTTTGGTGAAACAGAATATGATGGGGCTAGAAATAAGGGTGTGCAATGGAAAGATGATGATCAAAAGAATCTCATGGATCTTGGACTTTCTGAGATTGAAAGGACTAGAAGATTGGAAAGTTTAATGGCACGAAGACGAGCACGAAAGATGTTGAGCCTACAAGTTAGAAGATCATTGATGAATATAGGCTGCAAAGAAACATTTCCTCCAATATCTTCAATTTTAATTCCAAAACATAAAGAATCAACTAATCAATTTTCAACTACCCCGGGTTCAGCCCCTTCGATTATGGGACCAAATCGGAATCCTTTTGACCTTCCATATGATCAACATGAAGAAAAGCCTAATGTAAGAGGTGGAAGTTTTATGCAGGAGTTCATGTTAGCTCAGGAACAGAAGGAGTTGATGTTATCCAGGCATGGAAGCTTCTGTATGGGGACTGCATTTCCAGGGGATTTGAATCTTGATCAGCGCGAAAAGACTCAACGTTCTGATCTTCCGTCCAGGCAATGGTTTCCAGAGACATCTGAAAGTTCCAAATCAAGACACCCATTAG GTAAGGAAGATAATGATAGAGTAGTTGAAGAAGTACCATCTCAAGCATCCGAACCGGAGATGAACGTGGTCTATAAAGGAGATCAAAGCAGGGAAGTCCAGGATGAAAAAGACAGTAGTGAAGTACAGATAAAGTCAGTACTAGTGGAAGATATTAGCAATAGGGTAAGTTCATCATCTTCGTCGGAAGATGATGAACCATTCTATAAGATAGACAAAGATGCGATCTTGAAGTCTATTGCTTCTCCTGCTCTAAGGAACTTATCAGGTGATCCATCACCTTCTGGTTTATCCTTGTTGGAGAACACAATAGAGGACGAGAGTTTATACTATCCTAATCGTCCTATGCATCACACTCCTGGCCAGTCTATTGCTTCTGACATGCAAGTGGAGGTTTCTGAAGTCGGTTCACCTCCATTAACAGACGATGGGAGCTCATCCGTGGGTGAGGAGATTTCTATAGATGGGGAGATAGAAAAAGCTATAACTTCTAGCAGTGAAGACATACTGATGTCTTCATCTCACCTAGCTAGAGTAGATGAAAATGAATCAAATTCCAGAGAAGTACGCGAGGTCACTGAACAAGATATAGTAGAATTTGGATTTTCGAGGTTCCATATGTCTGAGAATAATGTGCAACAAAATATTCCATCAGAACGAACAATTGAACCGTATTCCATTGGTTCAAGCTCATTTCCACCTCCAAGGACAGACAGGAATCAAGCTAGCAGTAGTTATCAACAGCGTAGGCCGGAAGGACTTTCTGTAGTTGGCGAAAGAtttcaaggttcattactaCAATCAGAATTTCCAGCACAACAACTCCCTTTCGCATCAACGTCACTAGTATCACCGACATCTGTTCTACAACCAAATTGCTTAATTGAACATGGATCCTCTTCAAGTATTGATCAGCTACAAAATGATAGGTCAGTGAACATCTCCAGTGAGAGATCAGATTCAATTGCTTCACAGGAATCAGATCTTAGTTTAAGCAACTTAACATTACAAGTTTCTGAATTACCTTCAGAAACAGAAAATTCAATTTCAGCCAAAGAGAACGATGTCGCTGCACTCGTTCTAGACAGTGCCAGCGAACAACACAGTGAAACTGTGGCATTTTCAACTATTGGACAAGGACATCACTCATTTGAAGCCTCTTCTAGTACGTCATCGTCTAAGTCTGTTTCGCAACCAACATTTTCTATTGATCAAGGATCTAGTTCAAATTTGGAGGCTCAACAAGTAGACACGCGCAAACTAAAAAATAAGCTGCCAGATGAAGTAACTGCTGAAAGTTGTGATCCAACCACTACTCGGAGCTCAACACTTACGTTAAGAAATCCGACAGTGCAAAGTTCAGTACCACATCCGGAGACACAGAAGTCTGCAGAAAATTCAAAGTCTCTTCCTAGAAATGACATTGAGGAAACACTTTGTGATAGTGGTGGTAAACAGCCTATTGAAGAAGTTTTTTCTACAATTAGTCAGAGTTTTGATGATTCAcaagcatcatcatcatcaccaCATGATTTGGTGGTTGAACAAGTTTCGAGTGCCTCTACTTCATCCCCCTCTCCCAACACTATGATTCAACCAAAGTTCTCAGCAAGTGAAGGCTCCTCAACTTCTGAAGAACAGAAAAGAATGCAG AAACCATTCAATGATGAAGGGAAGTCTCATGAAGAATCACCAAACAAGACCACTATGGTGTCTTCCAACAACACCACCAAACAACAAAAGTCAAGTGATGTTACAAATTTTTCATCCACTTCAACTAAcaagaatgaaattttagtCACTCCTATTAGTGCAAGTGAACAAACTTCAGAGAAGGGTAATTCTGCAGCATCAAAGGAAACACATAGTGAAAAAACAGATAGTAAAGAAAAGGCTAAAGACTAA
- the LOC125872892 gene encoding flocculation protein FLO11-like isoform X1, producing MAIESSNISSLIWTNVKYSIEFSSTFTKKHPFVSFTLLFFILFYALSPSNTWFFIYSLPLLFFFTILLILFFSIPSFKHFERDVDHSKPSRNIISHHDEDVIENKRKAFLRARSVRRRKSKKCIETGAEEFIQGGTFRIPLSDDHDHDDFVDKGALIEEKLKDIREVEVHSISHDRDECSSSSSIFKNSRPVEYSSCSYEGSGKCFKSFSCMYERKRECFGETEYDGARNKGVQWKDDDQKNLMDLGLSEIERTRRLESLMARRRARKMLSLQVRRSLMNIGCKETFPPISSILIPKHKESTNQFSTTPGSAPSIMGPNRNPFDLPYDQHEEKPNVRGGSFMQEFMLAQEQKELMLSRHGSFCMGTAFPGDLNLDQREKTQRSDLPSRQWFPETSESSKSRHPLGKEDNDRVVEEVPSQASEPEMNVVYKGDQSREVQDEKDSSEVQIKSVLVEDISNRVSSSSSSEDDEPFYKIDKDAILKSIASPALRNLSGDPSPSGLSLLENTIEDESLYYPNRPMHHTPGQSIASDMQVEVSEVGSPPLTDDGSSSVGEEISIDGEIEKAITSSSEDILMSSSHLARVDENESNSREVREVTEQDIVEFGFSRFHMSENNVQQNIPSERTIEPYSIGSSSFPPPRTDRNQASSSYQQRRPEGLSVVGERFQGSLLQSEFPAQQLPFASTSLVSPTSVLQPNCLIEHGSSSSIDQLQNDRSVNISSERSDSIASQESDLSLSNLTLQVSELPSETENSISAKENDVAALVLDSASEQHSETVAFSTIGQGHHSFEASSSTSSSKSVSQPTFSIDQGSSSNLEAQQVDTRKLKNKLPDEVTAESCDPTTTRSSTLTLRNPTVQSSVPHPETQKSAENSKSLPRNDIEETLCDSGGKQPIEEVFSTISQSFDDSQASSSSPHDLVVEQVSSASTSSPSPNTMIQPKFSASEGSSTSEEQKRMQDPIPGIPSERSVNQDSISLQYTIREVPTASSCSSSPKSILKPTSSTGQGPLLNFDREEQIGESPSPRMSRILLVESASDQLHHADAKTKPFNDEGKSHEESPNKTTMVSSNNTTKQQKSSDVTNFSSTSTNKNEILVTPISASEQTSEKGNSAASKETHSEKTDSKEKAKD from the exons ATGGCTATTGAGTCAAGCAATATTAGTAGTTTGATATGGACAAATGTTAAATATTCTATAGAATTTTCCTCCACTTTTACCAAAAAACATCCATTTGTTTCATTCACTTTGTTATTCTTCATCTTGTTTTATGCTCTTTCACCATCAAACACATGGTTTTTCATATATTCCTTACCCCTTTTGTTCTTTTTCACTATTCTTCTTATACTCTTTTTTAGCATTCCAAGTTTCAAACACTTCGAAAGAGATGTTGATCATTCGAAACCTTCTAGGAATATAATCAGTCATCATGATGAAGATGTCATTGAAAATAAACGAAAGGCTTTTCTTCGAGCTAGATCTGTTAGACGAAGAAAATCCAAGAAATGTATAGAAACTGGTGCTGAGGAGTTTATACAAGGTGGAACTTTTCGAATACCTTTAAGTGATGATCATGATCATGATGATTTTGTTGATAAAGGCGCGTTGATTGAAGAAAAACTGAAAGATATACGAGAGGTGGAAGTGCATTCGATAAGTCATGATCGTGATGAATGTTCTTCTAGCTCAAGtattttcaagaattcaaggCCTGTTGAGTATTCAAGTTGTTCTTATGAAGGAagtggaaaatgttttaaatcatTTAGTTGTATGtatgagagaaaaagagaatgTTTTGGTGAAACAGAATATGATGGGGCTAGAAATAAGGGTGTGCAATGGAAAGATGATGATCAAAAGAATCTCATGGATCTTGGACTTTCTGAGATTGAAAGGACTAGAAGATTGGAAAGTTTAATGGCACGAAGACGAGCACGAAAGATGTTGAGCCTACAAGTTAGAAGATCATTGATGAATATAGGCTGCAAAGAAACATTTCCTCCAATATCTTCAATTTTAATTCCAAAACATAAAGAATCAACTAATCAATTTTCAACTACCCCGGGTTCAGCCCCTTCGATTATGGGACCAAATCGGAATCCTTTTGACCTTCCATATGATCAACATGAAGAAAAGCCTAATGTAAGAGGTGGAAGTTTTATGCAGGAGTTCATGTTAGCTCAGGAACAGAAGGAGTTGATGTTATCCAGGCATGGAAGCTTCTGTATGGGGACTGCATTTCCAGGGGATTTGAATCTTGATCAGCGCGAAAAGACTCAACGTTCTGATCTTCCGTCCAGGCAATGGTTTCCAGAGACATCTGAAAGTTCCAAATCAAGACACCCATTAG GTAAGGAAGATAATGATAGAGTAGTTGAAGAAGTACCATCTCAAGCATCCGAACCGGAGATGAACGTGGTCTATAAAGGAGATCAAAGCAGGGAAGTCCAGGATGAAAAAGACAGTAGTGAAGTACAGATAAAGTCAGTACTAGTGGAAGATATTAGCAATAGGGTAAGTTCATCATCTTCGTCGGAAGATGATGAACCATTCTATAAGATAGACAAAGATGCGATCTTGAAGTCTATTGCTTCTCCTGCTCTAAGGAACTTATCAGGTGATCCATCACCTTCTGGTTTATCCTTGTTGGAGAACACAATAGAGGACGAGAGTTTATACTATCCTAATCGTCCTATGCATCACACTCCTGGCCAGTCTATTGCTTCTGACATGCAAGTGGAGGTTTCTGAAGTCGGTTCACCTCCATTAACAGACGATGGGAGCTCATCCGTGGGTGAGGAGATTTCTATAGATGGGGAGATAGAAAAAGCTATAACTTCTAGCAGTGAAGACATACTGATGTCTTCATCTCACCTAGCTAGAGTAGATGAAAATGAATCAAATTCCAGAGAAGTACGCGAGGTCACTGAACAAGATATAGTAGAATTTGGATTTTCGAGGTTCCATATGTCTGAGAATAATGTGCAACAAAATATTCCATCAGAACGAACAATTGAACCGTATTCCATTGGTTCAAGCTCATTTCCACCTCCAAGGACAGACAGGAATCAAGCTAGCAGTAGTTATCAACAGCGTAGGCCGGAAGGACTTTCTGTAGTTGGCGAAAGAtttcaaggttcattactaCAATCAGAATTTCCAGCACAACAACTCCCTTTCGCATCAACGTCACTAGTATCACCGACATCTGTTCTACAACCAAATTGCTTAATTGAACATGGATCCTCTTCAAGTATTGATCAGCTACAAAATGATAGGTCAGTGAACATCTCCAGTGAGAGATCAGATTCAATTGCTTCACAGGAATCAGATCTTAGTTTAAGCAACTTAACATTACAAGTTTCTGAATTACCTTCAGAAACAGAAAATTCAATTTCAGCCAAAGAGAACGATGTCGCTGCACTCGTTCTAGACAGTGCCAGCGAACAACACAGTGAAACTGTGGCATTTTCAACTATTGGACAAGGACATCACTCATTTGAAGCCTCTTCTAGTACGTCATCGTCTAAGTCTGTTTCGCAACCAACATTTTCTATTGATCAAGGATCTAGTTCAAATTTGGAGGCTCAACAAGTAGACACGCGCAAACTAAAAAATAAGCTGCCAGATGAAGTAACTGCTGAAAGTTGTGATCCAACCACTACTCGGAGCTCAACACTTACGTTAAGAAATCCGACAGTGCAAAGTTCAGTACCACATCCGGAGACACAGAAGTCTGCAGAAAATTCAAAGTCTCTTCCTAGAAATGACATTGAGGAAACACTTTGTGATAGTGGTGGTAAACAGCCTATTGAAGAAGTTTTTTCTACAATTAGTCAGAGTTTTGATGATTCAcaagcatcatcatcatcaccaCATGATTTGGTGGTTGAACAAGTTTCGAGTGCCTCTACTTCATCCCCCTCTCCCAACACTATGATTCAACCAAAGTTCTCAGCAAGTGAAGGCTCCTCAACTTCTGAAGAACAGAAAAGAATGCAG GATCCGATACCTGGAATTCCATCGGAGAGATCTGTCAATCAAGACTCAATCAGCTTACAATATACAATCCGAGAAGTCCCTACAGCCTCGAGTTGTTCATCATCACCAAAGTCCATACTCAAACCAACGTCCTCCACAGGTCAAGGCCCTCTGTTGAACTTTGACAGGGAGGAACAAATAGGTGAAAGTCCAAGTCCAAGAATGTCTAGAATTTTATTGGTTGAGTCTGCATCAGACCAACTTCATCATGCAGATGCTAAAACG AAACCATTCAATGATGAAGGGAAGTCTCATGAAGAATCACCAAACAAGACCACTATGGTGTCTTCCAACAACACCACCAAACAACAAAAGTCAAGTGATGTTACAAATTTTTCATCCACTTCAACTAAcaagaatgaaattttagtCACTCCTATTAGTGCAAGTGAACAAACTTCAGAGAAGGGTAATTCTGCAGCATCAAAGGAAACACATAGTGAAAAAACAGATAGTAAAGAAAAGGCTAAAGACTAA